The proteins below are encoded in one region of Mycobacteriales bacterium:
- a CDS encoding DUF305 domain-containing protein gives MNRLLTAAALAGTLALAACGGSAEETASSPETHASGHSGSAAASADFNDADVSFATGMRPHHAQAIVMSDLVLATDPPAEVAELARQIKAAQDPEIAQLDEMLVTFGSPPAGAGHEMHGGGHMGMLSDEQMAELRAAKGNDAARLFLQGMIAHHEGAIEASETELAEGRYEPAKELARSIAESQAAEIETMKQMLEKLPA, from the coding sequence GTGAACCGACTTCTGACCGCCGCCGCCCTCGCCGGCACCCTCGCCCTGGCCGCCTGTGGCGGGTCCGCCGAGGAGACCGCCTCCTCCCCCGAGACGCACGCGAGCGGCCACAGCGGCAGCGCGGCGGCGAGTGCGGACTTCAACGACGCCGACGTCAGCTTCGCCACCGGGATGCGCCCGCACCACGCGCAGGCGATCGTGATGAGCGACCTGGTGCTGGCGACCGACCCGCCCGCGGAGGTGGCCGAGCTCGCGCGGCAGATCAAGGCGGCGCAGGACCCGGAGATCGCCCAGCTCGACGAGATGCTCGTGACGTTCGGCTCACCGCCGGCCGGCGCCGGCCACGAGATGCACGGCGGCGGCCACATGGGGATGCTCAGCGACGAGCAGATGGCCGAGCTGCGGGCGGCCAAGGGCAACGACGCAGCGCGGCTTTTCCTGCAGGGGATGATCGCCCACCACGAGGGGGCCATCGAGGCCTCGGAGACCGAGCTGGCGGAGGGCAGATACGAGCCGGCCAAGGAGCTGGCGCGCAGCATCGCCGAGTCCCAGGCCGCGGAGATCGAGACGATGAAGCAGATGCTGGAGAAGCTTCCCGCCTGA
- a CDS encoding DUF1524 domain-containing protein, whose amino-acid sequence MPDLYWTSARIAVGALLLSGCVTAAGEAADVSSVGRAAAPPAVSPAAVSPAAVSPAALPVSPAAGPTPPTTDLLVAQARARDGATALAVLGSLTVQGRAPRTGYDRALFGQRWADTDRNGCDTRNDILGRDLTATIFKAGTRDCVVLTGRLADPLTGRAIAFDRSAADEVHVDHVVALSDAWQKGAQSWPAGKRLAFANDPLNLLAVDGPANMSKGDGDAATWLPPNKSFRCPMVARQVAVKAKYGLWVVPAEREAIARVLGGCPGQDVPAGGNPTMAPAQPAAPAAPAQQPARTAAPAPSANQAGAKAYANCTELRRDYRGGVARQGATNQGGATRHTPHYDDALYQANSKSDRDGDGIACEN is encoded by the coding sequence GTGCCTGACCTGTACTGGACCTCCGCCCGCATCGCGGTGGGGGCGCTGCTGCTGAGCGGCTGCGTGACCGCAGCCGGGGAGGCCGCCGACGTCTCGTCCGTCGGACGCGCGGCTGCCCCACCAGCCGTCTCGCCGGCGGCCGTGTCACCGGCGGCTGTGTCACCGGCGGCCCTACCGGTGTCGCCGGCCGCCGGGCCGACGCCGCCGACGACGGACCTGCTCGTCGCCCAGGCGAGGGCACGGGACGGGGCCACGGCGCTCGCCGTGCTCGGCAGCCTGACCGTGCAGGGCCGGGCGCCCCGGACCGGCTACGACCGGGCGCTGTTCGGCCAGCGGTGGGCCGACACCGACCGCAACGGGTGCGACACCCGTAACGACATCCTCGGCCGGGATCTGACCGCGACGATTTTCAAAGCCGGGACGCGGGACTGTGTCGTCCTGACCGGGCGGCTCGCGGATCCGCTGACAGGTCGCGCGATCGCCTTCGACAGGTCCGCCGCCGACGAGGTGCACGTCGACCACGTCGTCGCCCTGTCGGACGCCTGGCAGAAGGGCGCGCAGTCCTGGCCGGCGGGCAAGCGGCTCGCCTTCGCCAACGACCCGCTCAACCTGCTGGCCGTCGATGGCCCGGCGAACATGAGCAAGGGTGACGGCGACGCGGCGACCTGGCTGCCGCCGAACAAGAGCTTCCGCTGCCCCATGGTCGCGCGCCAGGTCGCGGTCAAGGCGAAGTACGGGCTGTGGGTCGTGCCGGCCGAACGGGAGGCCATCGCCCGCGTCCTGGGCGGGTGTCCCGGCCAGGACGTCCCCGCGGGCGGGAACCCGACCATGGCACCGGCGCAGCCCGCGGCACCGGCGGCACCGGCGCAGCAGCCGGCGCGGACGGCCGCGCCCGCGCCTTCGGCGAACCAGGCCGGGGCGAAGGCGTACGCCAACTGCACCGAGCTGCGCCGGGACTACCGCGGCGGCGTCGCCCGGCAGGGCGCCACCAACCAGGGCGGCGCCACCAGGCACACACCGCACTACGACGATGCGCTCTACCAGGCCAACAGCAAGTCCGACCGCGACGGTGACGGCATCGCCTGCGAGAACTGA
- a CDS encoding RnfABCDGE type electron transport complex subunit D, with amino-acid sequence MTTAPAPATAGTAAGTLEPLSITWRGEQIPVVLPNRRDPRLKLSAVILTLHVLGQTLLDFKVSIAQIVITIVACGLVESVLTFRSLRTLAWPASGILTGSSIAFILRASGTRPGDWWSLNGIEWFLLAGLIALLTKHLLRPQGRHLFNPSNIGIVWVLLVVGPNHVFAQYLWWGPNVLGVVLAYGVILLGAFWILRSVRMIPMAASFLVTFGLLIAVLALTGSSFIALWHEGPIGGLSYWLNIALSPELLVFVFFMMSDPQTAPKAPTGRVVYGAAVAAVAAGLIALQPAEFGIKVAILASLTVVCAFVPLIEAGTRRLQAGHSTTAEAWPLGARLAAAVRRPAVVAAAIIALAAPLDTAALSGNEQVILIERGQVGKVNAQ; translated from the coding sequence GTGACCACCGCCCCCGCGCCGGCCACCGCCGGCACCGCGGCCGGGACGCTCGAGCCGCTGTCGATCACCTGGCGCGGCGAGCAGATCCCGGTGGTGCTGCCCAACCGGCGGGATCCGCGCCTGAAGCTGTCGGCCGTCATTCTGACGCTGCACGTCCTCGGGCAGACGCTGCTGGACTTCAAGGTGTCGATCGCGCAGATCGTGATCACCATCGTCGCCTGCGGCCTCGTGGAGTCGGTGCTCACCTTCCGCAGCCTGCGCACGCTGGCCTGGCCGGCCAGCGGCATCCTCACCGGCAGCAGCATTGCCTTCATCCTGCGGGCCTCGGGCACCCGTCCCGGGGACTGGTGGAGCCTCAACGGCATCGAGTGGTTCCTGCTCGCCGGGCTGATCGCGCTGCTCACCAAGCACCTGCTGCGGCCTCAGGGCCGCCATCTGTTCAACCCGTCGAACATCGGCATCGTCTGGGTCCTGCTGGTGGTCGGGCCGAACCACGTCTTCGCGCAGTACCTGTGGTGGGGCCCGAACGTCCTCGGAGTCGTGCTGGCCTACGGCGTCATCCTGCTCGGCGCCTTCTGGATCCTGAGGTCGGTCCGGATGATCCCGATGGCGGCGTCCTTCCTGGTCACCTTCGGCCTGCTGATCGCGGTCCTGGCGCTGACCGGTAGCAGCTTCATCGCCCTCTGGCACGAGGGACCGATCGGCGGGCTGTCCTACTGGCTGAACATCGCCCTGTCGCCGGAGTTGCTGGTCTTCGTGTTCTTCATGATGTCGGACCCGCAGACCGCCCCGAAGGCGCCGACCGGCCGCGTCGTCTACGGCGCCGCCGTCGCCGCGGTGGCAGCCGGGCTCATCGCCCTCCAGCCTGCCGAGTTCGGTATCAAGGTTGCCATCCTGGCCAGCCTGACCGTGGTCTGCGCCTTCGTGCCCCTGATCGAGGCCGGCACGCGCAGGCTGCAGGCCGGTCACTCCACGACTGCCGAGGCCTGGCCGCTCGGGGCGAGGCTGGCGGCGGCCGTCCGCCGCCCCGCGGTCGTCGCTGCCGCGATCATTGCCCTGGCGGCGCCGCTGGACACCGCCGCGCTGTCCGGGAACGAGCAGGTGATCCTCATCGAGCGCGGCCAGGTCGGGAAGGTCAACGCGCAGTAA
- a CDS encoding DM13 domain-containing protein codes for MAQDSDLRESVPPVVTAPGSAPAGGLRRVASSVGLLAVVVSAMFGGNVLGLREQVFGSETPTPRPAAVSRSSDAGDPGASVATQSVLRSQPWWQGVTTLSGDGSTTTPAVTIDAEAIQYRVTASCSTGRMLVRAPGQQRPVLDTACPSSEPGYGIDTGSVRLEVSADGPWELHVEQQVEVPLVEPPLPGMGAPGAAVVSGSFYRVDQVGTGSATIYRLPDGRYALRLEDFFVTANVDLELQLSTLEAPRTTEQIRDARSPTLASLDVTAGALNFVLPAGLDPTRYRSLVIWCELTSNAYAAARLQPA; via the coding sequence GTGGCCCAGGACAGCGACCTTCGCGAGAGCGTGCCCCCGGTGGTGACAGCTCCGGGGAGTGCCCCGGCAGGCGGCCTCCGTCGGGTCGCCTCCTCGGTCGGGCTGCTCGCGGTGGTCGTCAGCGCGATGTTCGGGGGGAACGTCCTCGGGCTGCGCGAGCAGGTCTTCGGTTCCGAGACCCCGACCCCGCGACCGGCGGCGGTGAGCCGGAGCAGCGACGCGGGAGATCCCGGCGCCTCGGTGGCGACGCAGTCGGTGCTGCGCTCCCAGCCGTGGTGGCAGGGGGTGACCACGCTCAGCGGGGACGGTTCGACCACCACGCCGGCCGTCACCATCGACGCCGAAGCGATCCAGTACCGGGTCACCGCGAGCTGCTCGACGGGGCGCATGCTCGTCCGCGCCCCGGGCCAGCAGCGGCCCGTGCTCGACACCGCGTGCCCGTCCAGTGAGCCCGGCTACGGGATCGACACCGGCAGCGTGCGGCTCGAGGTGAGCGCCGACGGACCGTGGGAGCTGCACGTCGAGCAGCAGGTCGAGGTCCCGCTGGTCGAGCCGCCCCTGCCGGGGATGGGCGCCCCGGGAGCCGCTGTGGTCAGCGGATCGTTCTACCGGGTCGACCAGGTCGGGACGGGCAGCGCCACCATCTACCGGCTGCCCGACGGCAGGTATGCCCTGCGGCTCGAGGACTTCTTCGTGACCGCCAACGTCGACCTCGAGCTCCAGCTCAGCACCCTGGAGGCACCGCGCACCACCGAGCAGATCCGCGACGCGAGGTCACCGACCCTCGCCTCGCTGGACGTCACGGCCGGCGCTCTCAACTTCGTGCTGCCGGCGGGGCTCGATCCGACGCGCTACCGCTCGCTGGTCATCTGGTGCGAGCTGACCAGCAACGCCTACGCCGCGGCGCGGCTGCAGCCGGCGTGA
- a CDS encoding MFS transporter: MKGAGSPARQGGITFASPAAFWAGAAAVTLGVLLHLPMYLGAADMGYRLAGMPLDGPMKAGMALILVGLAATLYGLLPPRSRVRPAAASLRVKPLDDAPLSRTHIALLLVLSAAVTIDVMKPVTLGFVLPGMGAEYGLRSALNPAGTVPVAWLPFAGITGTVLGSLIWGWLGDRVGRRPAILLAAILFIATSVCGSMPGFGWNLLMCFVMGLGAGGMLPITFALLAEAIPARHRGWLMVLIGGDVAGAYIVVSWLAAELTPTYSWRILWLLGLPTGVLLLLLNRWIPESPRFLIQNGRDAEARAVLVRYGAAVVQQDRSELGIEDGLRGGWTQLFRSPLTGLSAVVVLFGLGVGLVTFGFQLWIPSNLQQLGFSEVTSATILRDSALLGFPLTFVIAWMYGFWSAKKTMILLGLLTAASLGCLVVLGDGVADDRLRLYLLLVLPITGISSILAALLAYASESFPTRVRSRGTGLAAGASKLGGVGILALVVAGTTPPSIARTALLGAVPLGLGALALVFVGVETRRRQLEEITAEELGCHPPVTAAGAVRTEPGS; the protein is encoded by the coding sequence ATGAAGGGCGCCGGGTCACCAGCACGCCAGGGTGGCATCACCTTCGCCTCCCCGGCCGCCTTCTGGGCGGGCGCCGCCGCCGTCACGCTCGGTGTGCTCCTGCACCTGCCGATGTACCTCGGCGCCGCCGACATGGGTTACCGGCTGGCCGGAATGCCGCTCGACGGCCCGATGAAGGCCGGCATGGCGCTGATCCTGGTCGGCCTGGCCGCCACGCTGTACGGCCTGCTGCCGCCCCGCTCGCGGGTGCGGCCGGCGGCTGCCTCGCTCCGGGTGAAGCCGCTCGACGACGCCCCGCTCTCCCGCACGCACATCGCGCTGCTGCTGGTGCTGTCGGCAGCGGTCACCATCGACGTGATGAAGCCGGTGACGCTCGGCTTCGTGCTCCCCGGCATGGGTGCGGAGTACGGACTCCGCTCGGCCCTGAACCCGGCCGGCACGGTCCCGGTCGCCTGGCTCCCCTTCGCGGGCATCACCGGAACCGTCCTGGGCTCGCTGATCTGGGGCTGGCTGGGCGACCGGGTGGGCCGTCGCCCGGCGATCCTGCTGGCCGCGATCCTGTTCATCGCCACCTCCGTCTGCGGCTCGATGCCCGGCTTCGGCTGGAACCTGCTCATGTGCTTCGTGATGGGACTGGGGGCAGGCGGGATGCTCCCGATCACCTTCGCCCTGCTGGCCGAGGCCATCCCGGCGCGGCACCGCGGTTGGCTCATGGTGCTGATCGGCGGTGACGTCGCCGGCGCCTACATCGTGGTCAGCTGGCTCGCGGCCGAGCTCACGCCGACCTACAGCTGGCGCATCCTCTGGCTGCTGGGGCTGCCCACCGGGGTGCTGCTCCTGCTGCTCAACCGGTGGATCCCCGAGTCGCCGAGGTTCCTCATCCAGAACGGCCGGGACGCCGAGGCCCGGGCGGTGCTGGTCCGGTACGGCGCCGCCGTCGTGCAGCAGGACCGGTCCGAGCTCGGGATCGAGGACGGCCTGCGCGGTGGCTGGACGCAGCTGTTCCGGTCGCCCCTGACCGGGCTGTCGGCGGTGGTGGTGCTGTTCGGGCTGGGGGTCGGGCTGGTGACCTTCGGGTTCCAGCTCTGGATCCCGTCCAACCTGCAGCAGCTGGGCTTCTCCGAGGTGACGTCCGCCACGATCCTTCGCGATTCCGCTCTGCTCGGGTTTCCGTTGACGTTCGTGATCGCCTGGATGTACGGGTTCTGGAGCGCCAAGAAGACGATGATCCTGCTCGGGCTGCTCACCGCAGCATCGCTCGGGTGCCTCGTCGTCCTCGGTGACGGGGTGGCCGACGACCGGCTCCGTCTCTACCTCCTGCTCGTCCTGCCGATCACCGGGATCAGCTCGATTCTGGCGGCGCTGCTCGCGTACGCGTCCGAGAGCTTTCCCACCCGGGTGCGCTCACGCGGCACGGGACTCGCCGCCGGTGCCAGCAAGCTCGGCGGGGTCGGCATCCTCGCCCTGGTCGTCGCCGGCACGACACCGCCGTCCATTGCCAGGACCGCGCTGCTCGGTGCGGTACCCCTCGGTCTCGGCGCCCTCGCCCTGGTCTTCGTCGGAGTCGAGACGCGGCGTCGTCAGCTGGAGGAGATCACCGCGGAGGAGTTGGGCTGCCACCCACCGGTCACGGCGGCCGGAGCGGTCCGTACCGAGCCCGGATCGTGA
- a CDS encoding patatin-like phospholipase family protein, whose product MRTVQADLVLEGGGVKGIGLVGAVATLAEAGYTFPRLAGSSAGAVVAALTAALQSAGEPVDRLTDLVRSLDYRRFRDPCGLGRLPLLGRALSLLVHDGLYEGRYLEDFLTGVLGELGIRTFGDLRIPVADPAAEGLPAERAYRLVVTVSDLSRQRLVRLPWDLAEYGVDDLPVARAVRASAAIPFFFRPVRQPTSRGEATWVDGGLLSTFPVDLFDRPDSIDPRWPTFGVRLTTQPPSPSVIREVDGPVGIGLAALDTLLTDQGSSYLEDPCTVERTVFVPTDGVSVVDFDLDRGTADRLYHAGRAAAADFLADWDFGSHVRRCRRGS is encoded by the coding sequence GTGCGGACCGTGCAGGCAGACCTGGTCCTCGAGGGCGGCGGCGTCAAGGGCATCGGTCTGGTGGGCGCGGTGGCGACGCTGGCCGAGGCCGGCTACACCTTCCCGCGACTGGCCGGATCGTCGGCGGGCGCGGTCGTCGCCGCGCTGACAGCGGCACTGCAGTCGGCGGGTGAGCCGGTGGACCGGCTCACCGACCTGGTGCGCTCGCTGGACTACCGGCGCTTCCGCGACCCCTGCGGGCTCGGCCGGTTGCCCCTGCTGGGCCGGGCGCTGTCCCTGCTCGTGCACGACGGGCTCTACGAGGGGCGTTACCTGGAGGACTTCCTGACCGGGGTGCTGGGGGAGCTGGGCATCCGCACCTTCGGCGACCTGCGGATCCCCGTGGCGGACCCGGCCGCCGAAGGACTGCCGGCCGAGCGGGCGTACCGGCTCGTGGTGACCGTCTCGGACCTGTCCCGCCAGCGCCTGGTGCGCCTGCCGTGGGACCTGGCAGAGTACGGCGTGGACGACCTGCCCGTGGCGCGCGCCGTGCGGGCCAGCGCCGCGATCCCCTTCTTCTTCCGTCCGGTGCGGCAGCCGACGTCACGCGGCGAGGCGACCTGGGTGGACGGTGGGCTGCTCTCGACCTTCCCCGTCGACCTGTTCGACCGGCCCGACTCGATCGACCCGCGCTGGCCGACGTTCGGCGTACGGCTGACGACCCAGCCGCCCAGCCCCTCGGTGATCCGCGAGGTGGACGGGCCGGTGGGGATCGGGCTGGCGGCGCTGGACACGTTGCTCACCGACCAGGGCAGCTCGTACCTGGAGGACCCCTGCACGGTGGAGCGGACCGTCTTCGTGCCGACCGACGGTGTGTCCGTCGTCGACTTCGATCTCGACAGGGGCACGGCCGACCGGCTCTACCACGCCGGCAGGGCCGCCGCTGCGGACTTCCTCGCGGACTGGGACTTCGGGTCGCACGTCCGGCGCTGTCGGCGCGGGTCCTGA
- a CDS encoding NAD(P)/FAD-dependent oxidoreductase, which translates to MTDEYDVIVLGAGSTGTNVAWYARDNGLTCAVVEAELVGGECSYWACMPSKALLVPLHALAAAKRLPGAAGAVTGDVDVDAVLARRDDVISHLDDSSQAGWLDSVGATLVRGAGRLAGPRQVEVTAPDGTVSRLTARRGVVVATGTRAAAPPVKGLREITSWDNRQVTTAKQIPNRLLVLGGGVVGAEMAQAYRRLGAAEVTVVEMADRLLSNYEPWVGEVLAEVFADEGIRVLTGRRAERAEREGADGPVRLTLDDGTVLVGDEVLVAAGRAYNTDDIGLEAVGLSPGGPLEVDDQLRVTAVEDGWLYAAGDVNGRALLTHQGKYQARQVGDVLAGKEGSAWADHRAVPQVVFTDPEIAAVGLTERQAREAGLDVKVVTYGTAAVAAGALVAADSRGKAQLVIDQQQRVIVGATFVGPQVGEMLHAATIAVVAQVPLATLWHAVPAFPTLSEVWLRLLEADRGL; encoded by the coding sequence ATGACCGACGAGTACGACGTGATCGTGCTGGGCGCCGGATCGACCGGGACGAACGTGGCCTGGTACGCCCGGGACAACGGACTGACCTGCGCGGTCGTGGAGGCCGAGCTGGTCGGGGGTGAGTGCTCGTACTGGGCCTGTATGCCGAGCAAGGCGCTGCTGGTGCCGCTGCACGCGCTGGCGGCGGCGAAGCGGCTGCCCGGCGCTGCCGGAGCGGTCACCGGCGACGTCGACGTGGATGCCGTGCTGGCCCGCCGCGACGACGTCATCAGCCACCTCGACGACAGCTCGCAGGCCGGCTGGCTGGACAGCGTCGGCGCGACGCTGGTCCGCGGCGCCGGCCGGCTGGCCGGTCCCCGGCAGGTCGAGGTGACAGCTCCGGACGGTACGGTCAGCCGGCTGACGGCGCGCCGCGGCGTGGTCGTCGCCACCGGTACCCGCGCCGCGGCGCCACCGGTGAAGGGGCTGCGCGAGATCACCTCCTGGGACAACCGGCAGGTCACCACGGCCAAGCAGATCCCGAATCGGCTGCTGGTCCTGGGCGGCGGTGTCGTGGGCGCGGAGATGGCGCAGGCCTACCGCCGGCTCGGGGCCGCGGAGGTCACCGTGGTCGAGATGGCCGACCGGCTGTTGTCGAACTACGAGCCCTGGGTGGGCGAGGTGCTGGCCGAGGTCTTCGCCGACGAGGGCATCCGGGTCCTGACCGGGCGCCGTGCGGAGCGCGCCGAGAGGGAGGGCGCCGACGGTCCGGTGCGGCTCACCCTCGACGACGGGACGGTGCTGGTGGGCGACGAGGTGCTGGTCGCGGCGGGCCGCGCCTACAACACCGACGACATCGGCCTCGAGGCGGTCGGCCTGTCTCCGGGCGGTCCGCTGGAGGTGGACGACCAGCTGCGGGTCACCGCCGTGGAGGACGGCTGGCTCTACGCCGCCGGTGACGTCAACGGCCGTGCGCTCCTGACCCACCAGGGCAAGTACCAGGCCCGTCAGGTCGGCGATGTCCTCGCCGGAAAGGAGGGCTCCGCCTGGGCCGACCACCGGGCAGTGCCGCAGGTGGTCTTCACCGACCCCGAGATCGCCGCCGTGGGGCTGACCGAGCGACAGGCCCGTGAGGCGGGTCTGGACGTCAAGGTGGTGACGTACGGCACCGCCGCCGTGGCCGCCGGCGCCCTCGTGGCGGCTGATTCCCGCGGCAAGGCCCAGCTGGTGATCGACCAGCAGCAGCGGGTGATCGTCGGTGCCACCTTCGTCGGGCCGCAGGTGGGTGAGATGCTGCACGCCGCGACGATCGCCGTCGTCGCCCAGGTCCCGCTCGCCACCCTGTGGCACGCGGTGCCCGCGTTCCCCACCCTCAGCGAGGTCTGGCTGCGGCTGCTCGAGGCCGACCGGGGTCTGTGA
- the senB gene encoding selenoneine biosynthesis selenosugar synthase SenB, with translation MHVEIVTPAPPRSHSGNRVTAERWEALLRGLGHTVAVTTAWSGLPADLLVALHARRGAAAVRAFRQAHPGCPVVLALTGTDLYQDLPESPEAQQALQAATALVVLQDKALDVLPASLHARTRCIHQSVVGPPRRAPRSDHLEVVFLAHLRAVKDPFLVVEALRLLPPSSPVRVTHLGAEIDPGSAQRAAREAAGEPRYRWRGDVPRAEALQLLADSDLLVLTSRLEGGANVVSEALATGTPVLSTRIDGSIGLLGPDYPGYHDVGDAAGLARLLERAADDDAFLADLAGHVAARRDMVAPERERQAWADLLADVTHGRG, from the coding sequence GTGCACGTCGAGATCGTCACCCCGGCGCCGCCGCGGTCGCACAGCGGTAACCGGGTCACCGCGGAGCGCTGGGAGGCGCTGCTGCGCGGGCTCGGGCACACCGTGGCGGTGACCACCGCCTGGTCGGGTCTGCCCGCGGACCTGCTGGTCGCCCTGCACGCGCGCCGCGGCGCCGCGGCGGTGCGCGCGTTCAGGCAGGCGCATCCCGGCTGCCCCGTCGTGCTCGCGCTGACCGGCACGGACCTCTACCAGGACCTCCCGGAGTCACCGGAGGCCCAGCAGGCGTTGCAGGCCGCCACCGCCCTGGTGGTGCTGCAGGACAAGGCGCTCGACGTCCTGCCCGCGTCGCTGCACGCCCGGACCCGCTGCATCCACCAGTCGGTCGTCGGGCCGCCGCGCCGGGCGCCCCGGAGCGATCACCTGGAGGTCGTCTTCCTGGCGCACCTGCGCGCGGTGAAGGACCCGTTCCTCGTGGTCGAGGCGCTGCGCCTGCTGCCGCCGTCGTCGCCGGTCCGCGTCACGCACCTGGGCGCGGAGATCGATCCGGGCTCGGCGCAACGCGCGGCGCGGGAGGCGGCCGGGGAGCCCCGGTACCGCTGGCGCGGCGACGTGCCGCGGGCCGAGGCGCTGCAGCTGCTGGCCGACAGCGACCTGCTCGTCCTGACCTCACGGCTCGAGGGCGGCGCCAACGTCGTGTCGGAGGCGCTGGCGACCGGCACGCCGGTCCTGTCCACCCGCATCGACGGCTCGATCGGACTGCTCGGCCCCGACTACCCCGGCTACCACGACGTCGGCGACGCGGCCGGCCTGGCGCGGCTGCTCGAGCGGGCGGCCGACGACGACGCATTCCTCGCCGACCTCGCCGGACACGTCGCGGCCCGGCGGGACATGGTCGCGCCGGAGCGCGAGCGGCAGGCCTGGGCCGACCTGCTCGCCGACGTCACCCACGGGAGGGGCTGA
- the senA gene encoding selenoneine synthase SenA produces the protein MRPDLSGPDPLTAEQLSEWVCDARQRTMELVADLDDEQLMGPLLPTVNPLLWEIGHLSWFSERFVLREALQEPPILPHADAVYDSGAIPHDTRWRLVLPTREQTLAYMAEVRDRTVARLLDPRCTDVVRHLALYAVLHEDVHTEAITYTRQTLGYPSPQLPGLSGTSTTPADAGALPGDVDIPGGTHLLGALRADPFAYDNEKWAHPVQVVPFSMARAAVTQAEFAAFVEDGGYNRPELWGAGAAWLEDSGATAPVSWRRGESGWQRRHFDRFVDLEPHHPVSHVCWWEADAYCRWAGRRLPTEVEWEVAAGAGPGSGSFTDARRPHPWGEQPTTPAHANLEWRADGPVDVAAHPEGDSALGVRGMFGNVWEWTASTFSPYPNFESDAYGDNSVPWFSEGRKVLRGGSWATRARYVRVSYRNYFQPGRRDVLAGFRTCAR, from the coding sequence GTGCGCCCTGACCTGTCCGGCCCCGACCCGCTGACGGCTGAGCAGCTGTCCGAGTGGGTCTGCGACGCCCGCCAGCGCACCATGGAGCTGGTCGCCGACCTCGATGACGAGCAGCTCATGGGACCGCTGCTCCCGACGGTGAACCCGCTGCTGTGGGAGATCGGGCACCTGTCGTGGTTCTCCGAGCGGTTCGTCCTGCGCGAGGCGCTGCAGGAGCCGCCGATCCTGCCGCATGCCGACGCCGTCTACGATTCCGGCGCCATCCCGCACGACACCCGGTGGCGGCTGGTGCTGCCGACCCGCGAGCAGACGCTGGCCTACATGGCCGAGGTCCGGGACCGCACCGTCGCCCGTCTGCTGGATCCGCGGTGCACCGACGTGGTGCGCCACCTGGCCCTCTACGCCGTGCTGCACGAGGACGTCCACACCGAGGCGATCACCTACACGCGGCAGACCCTCGGCTACCCGTCCCCGCAGCTGCCCGGCCTCAGCGGCACGTCGACCACGCCGGCCGACGCCGGGGCGTTGCCCGGCGACGTCGACATCCCCGGCGGGACGCACCTGCTGGGCGCGCTGCGCGCGGACCCGTTCGCCTACGACAACGAGAAGTGGGCGCACCCGGTGCAGGTGGTGCCGTTCTCGATGGCCCGCGCGGCTGTGACACAGGCGGAGTTCGCGGCATTCGTCGAGGACGGCGGCTACAACCGGCCGGAGCTGTGGGGCGCCGGCGCCGCCTGGCTGGAGGACTCCGGTGCCACCGCTCCCGTCTCCTGGCGCCGCGGCGAAAGCGGCTGGCAGCGCAGGCACTTCGACCGTTTCGTCGACCTCGAGCCGCACCACCCGGTCAGCCATGTCTGCTGGTGGGAAGCCGACGCGTACTGCCGCTGGGCAGGCCGCCGGCTGCCGACGGAGGTCGAGTGGGAGGTCGCCGCCGGCGCCGGACCGGGCAGCGGGTCGTTCACCGACGCCCGGCGTCCGCACCCCTGGGGGGAGCAGCCGACGACACCCGCCCACGCGAATCTCGAGTGGCGGGCCGACGGTCCCGTGGACGTGGCGGCCCATCCGGAGGGCGACAGTGCCCTCGGTGTCCGCGGGATGTTCGGCAACGTGTGGGAGTGGACGGCCTCCACGTTCTCGCCGTACCCGAACTTCGAGTCCGATGCGTACGGCGACAACTCCGTGCCGTGGTTCTCAGAGGGCCGCAAGGTGCTGCGCGGCGGGTCCTGGGCGACGCGCGCCCGCTATGTCCGGGTGTCCTATCGCAACTACTTCCAGCCCGGCCGGCGCGACGTGCTCGCCGGGTTCCGTACCTGCGCCCGCTGA